The following proteins are co-located in the Bacillus sp. 2205SS5-2 genome:
- a CDS encoding HAD family hydrolase has translation MAIVTVDFDGTLYQGNSFKTMFQIGKKRFKTKQWTVVAGGLVKASALGVVKGKNTFRHEFFKAFAKTFKGKTNAELEDFFQELVNFGRDDIHHNLVRKIREHQKNGDTVILLSGALQPFLKAFTKDLKLDAHVISTELLFTKNGHCKGELGQIINGEVKVEKLTKWIKEQQYVSEETTEEIWAYADSESDIPLLNHVTHPIVVNPKEDMMKIAEQNKWSIFAS, from the coding sequence TTGGCAATCGTTACAGTTGACTTTGATGGAACTCTCTATCAAGGAAACTCCTTTAAAACAATGTTTCAAATTGGAAAAAAGCGTTTTAAGACAAAGCAATGGACTGTTGTAGCAGGTGGGTTAGTAAAAGCATCAGCCCTTGGTGTAGTAAAAGGGAAAAACACCTTTCGCCACGAGTTTTTCAAAGCATTTGCCAAAACATTCAAAGGCAAAACGAACGCTGAATTAGAGGACTTCTTCCAAGAATTGGTGAATTTCGGAAGGGACGATATCCATCATAATTTAGTTCGTAAAATTCGCGAACACCAAAAAAATGGCGATACCGTCATTTTATTATCAGGGGCCCTTCAACCTTTTCTAAAAGCCTTTACAAAAGATTTAAAATTGGACGCTCATGTAATAAGTACGGAATTATTATTTACTAAAAATGGTCATTGCAAGGGTGAACTAGGTCAGATTATTAACGGAGAAGTGAAAGTAGAAAAGTTAACGAAATGGATCAAAGAACAACAGTATGTATCCGAAGAAACCACTGAAGAAATTTGGGCTTACGCGGACAGTGAGAGTGATATTCCCTTATTGAACCATGTCACTCATCCGATTGTCGTTAACCCAAAAGAAGACATGATGAAAATTGCTGAGCAAAATAAATGGTCCATTTTTGCTTCATAA